From the Burkholderia ubonensis subsp. mesacidophila genome, the window ATAAATCAGCGCCGGATCGCGCGAATCAGCGCGAATCCTTGTGTTGCCACTTGCGGCCCTCGACGGAGCCTTCGCGGCGCGATTTCTCGACGCGGCGCTGGCGCGCGACCTTCGGATCGACGATCAGCGGACGGTAGATCTCGACGCGGTCGTGGTCGGCGAGCGGCGTGTCGAGCGGCGCGAGCTTGCCGAACACGCCGGTTTTCGCGTGTTCGAGATCGATTTCCGGATGCAGCGCGAGCACGCCGCTCGCGACGATCGCCGCGCGGACGGTCGCGCCGTCCGGCAACGTGACCGGAATCAGCGTCTGGCGCTCCGGCAGCGCGTAGCAGACTTCGATCGACAGCATCGCGTCACCCCTTCCCGTAGCGCTGGTCGGCGCGCTTCACGAACGAATCGACG encodes:
- a CDS encoding RnfH family protein, whose translation is MLSIEVCYALPERQTLIPVTLPDGATVRAAIVASGVLALHPEIDLEHAKTGVFGKLAPLDTPLADHDRVEIYRPLIVDPKVARQRRVEKSRREGSVEGRKWQHKDSR